The Gossypium arboreum isolate Shixiya-1 chromosome 4, ASM2569848v2, whole genome shotgun sequence DNA segment ACAGAGAAACAACCCCCTTAAGCTTCTGTTCAGCAATAAAATCTAGGTCGTCCATAATTCTCTCCGTGTCCTCCATCTAGTACCCAGCTACATTAGGGGCAACACCAGTGACACCCCTGAATAACTCAGCCCCATTGGACCAGAGTTGTTCCGTAACTGATCCTCGGCCTCCAGATCTAGTGTTGGACCCAGCAACCCTCTCCAAAATccgtaacatggcttgggacagtgtgTCATCCCCAGCCGTACGATCATGAAGCCCAGACCCAATCTCTGTCGCAGGTGATACCGATGTCTCACTAGTATCCAGAATTAGAATAGTATCAAATGCCAAgaactcagctcgagcccctctatGGCCCTTACCACGGCATCTAGTACCCAGTCCACGAGTACCACATGTGCTTatcgtaaatttcaaaatttatctgtattaacagttttatgcactGTTTACAGTTCcaatatttattaacagatattttatgcagtACAGTATTAGAATATTCAGAGTCGGTTATCGCGAGTAGTAGCCTCACTACAATTTCCAGTCTACACTACCTAGAGTGTTTTCAGTGTAATATACTACTTAAAGTAGTTTCAGTATATTCTAATCTTATTTTTAGACAATTTTAAACAGAGGTTTAGAAAACTTATAGGATTGGCGCGAGAGACTCAGTGTACCATacttatttcaaaaataattcaaattatttacaaATCATTTCCTTAAAACCaatatttaaaacccaaattcacAGCCGAATTTTGCAaccctgctctgataccactaaatgtaacaccccaaactcagcctggacgttatgactgaatctgacgatgtcacatgagagtattttttttgaaaacgggttTGACGAGTAAAATTTGTTCTAGTTGCTTAATCTTTGTTTTGCCACAGAGTAAAAACACATGGTCTTTATTGTGAAACGTCTCTTTTACGCTAAAGCTTTAGAAAACCTTCTATTTTAGGAAAATTGTTTGTTTTTAGAGAAAACCAAATTTTAATCATGTTTATCAGCAATAAAATCATCAACAGTTCAAAAGCCGAAATTAAAAGTCAAAAAGTCGAAAGTCTAAAATTGTAACGcctctaacccgaatccgtcaccggaatagagttacagagcattaccgaattTACCAATTAATTTAtaagatatttcattaatccgatatcttttcttttccatgttcaagtctcgtattcgagtcatccggatctttataaagaaatttgatcgtcgttttcatttatttcaggttgtaatacattcaactaatgctctaacaaaattaccattttacccctaaacttttaattaatgacgatttcatccttaggttaaaataaaataaaattcttgcaatttaatccttatttccagtcgTTATTCTcaaacaaattgataacaacccatgaattctataaaatatcagaattttccataatttcaacacttttcaatttaatccttaaaacatgtttttccctgatcttgagctaaattaataatttcattcaattttgtaattttaaataataaaataatccatttcattcaaattggtcatttttaacattttttttacaaaattgcccataaaattttacttttattcaatttaatccatgagcctaaaacatgcaaattacccatgctagctgaatattcatacatattttcctcctcctcctctccattccacatccttaatttatataacatgcaacaagtaacattatcaataatttcactatttacttatatgtatattcaaaactatccatttgcgtcatagtcactaaattatttatatcttaagctacagaactcaaaattaagatccgataattttccctgaaactagacttacatatcttattaccataaaattttcataatttttggtttatccaataagtacagtttattctttaaagttacccctgttctgttgtctgacagttctgacccttcttcactaagaattaattatctcattgtacgagattcagatgatgttcccgcttatttttattaaaaatagactctttaaagattttaaacatataaatttaatccattaattatttttatacaattttttatgattttccgaagtcagaaaaggggatccaaaaatcattctgacattgtctcacaaaacttattatatcttatgatttacaatttcattgcttacaccgtttcttctataagaaactagactcaataagatttaattttatattttattcatcctctaattagatttctaaaatttttggtgatttttcaaaattagactattcctgctgtccaaaactgttttagtgcaaaatgttgatttttattttgccccaaattccacagttcatacaattcagtccttacttaattaacccctcaattaagctaattttctcaattaatacttttcctagacattataagttatttcataacttttgaaatttagaatttccacataaaactctaacttcaaactcttttacaatttaggtcccaaacattcactttctattcaattctttcaataaaatcagcatataaacaatttaaagctctaattccatgccaaatcatcatatacttccagcacatattcatagaaactttcaatttctttcatagaatcaagaactaatgaattcaacaagtggacctagttgtaaaagtcacaaaaacacaaaaatttcaagaaataatcaagaattgaacttacttgcagtaaaaatatgaaaaaccagcttaagagaactcttccatggtgtttttgctgatgagaatgcagaaaaataaagagaaatctggataattccactttagtcctagctttattaagtaaattttgcaattttccaattttgcccttaattccccttattttcttgctgatttcatgcccttgccgtccagcccaaatagaccttgggtctattttccttttaaatcctctttcttttatcatttaagctatttaatcatttcccgcAATTTTTCACTTGATACAATtgagtcctttttgttcaattagctatcagtactttaaaatttcttgatgaaactttaatactaacttattaacactccataaatatttataaaaatatttatggctcgatttaaaatttcgaggtctcgatacctcgttttcgattctaattattttaatatatatattttttaatatactattcactatttcaaaatttttcctaacttcacatttaacttatactcactaaattaataatatttcctactcatttttcggatttagtgatctcgaatcactgttccgacaccactgaaaattaggctgttacaaaaaTTACAACAAAAAccctaaataaataatatatcaaaAACAAGAAAAAACAATGAAAATAGTCTAAAATTATTACGTGTGGCCACCGTTGAGTCCTCCGCTACACTGATTCGCCTAGAGCTAGGGATTACCTGAACAAattaaacagaaaagggtgagtttctcaactcagtgtgtaatccccacagatatCAAACATACAGAATAATCATCAGAAGTTAGAAATAAACAGTCTGAGGCCAGAGCCTATTACAGAATTAGTTCGAGCCTTAGCCCACTCAGATGCAGAATCAGATATAAATTAGGGTTTTAGCCCAATCAGATACAGATGCAGAACATAATATCATAATCCTACctaccaacctctacacaccatcttcgtccaaccTTACACACTATGTAGGGATAAGATCGagccacccatccctacacactatgCTGTACCAAAACACGACACATAAACAGATACTTGCAGCTGAgttgccagataacaggcttaagagccttttagACACTTCTTCCATTAAATCAtcaacccaccccgatgcaatgcaacatacaatgaaTGGAATGCTAGTATGCAATAATCAATTACACAATTAGTGTCGTATTATCTGGCTTAGTACAGATATCATACAATCGATCACACATTTAGGGGTCCAGGTAatgcttactgaccctacagtaggttacagtcgacttgggcgacccgtgcaaccttacagaattcTTTCAGAAAAATAGGCTTACACACCCCTATGGCTtgcccgtatgggcccacacggcccaaattggccttggccatgtggatcacacggcctagcctaAAAATCCcatatgctcgtgtggcccacacggctcaCTTAATTGGGCCCGTGTCTGGCACACGGCCTCTTAGCCCATCACACGGTCATGTCATGCGCCTGTGTCACGTGCGTATGGCCTAGTCTGTtgaccacacggctgtgtactACCACACGGCCTCCCACACGGGctaccacacgcctgtgtggcgtctataatttcatttttcggCTTTCGTCTATTCTCATTTTATGTGTAattgagtacacacctggttctaCTTTGCTGATATTGCAATCTCAACACCTCCGAAACCTATAATTAACCAATAATTCATCAATTTAGCCATTTAAAATGATTCTTAAACGAAAACACAGAGAGACGGCCAACTCCTAAACCAACGAAAATTGTTACCTTCACTTGAACAAAGGAGTTTCGCACACCTAGCTCGTCGATTCCAGACCCTTGGCCCCTTGAATATCTTCTAACACCAGATGAAACCCTTAGCATAACGATACATCAACcccccaaaaaaataaaaattacagaaGAACAATGCTTCCCTTATCGACGAATAGCAAAATTGAAAATCATAGTAGCAAAGAGGAAATAGAAAAAGATGGCGGCAAGAAGAAGAAACTAATGGAAACAAAAATATGGAAAGCCGAAAAATTGGTAGTGAAAAGCAGAGAAAAACGTCAGAGGGAGAAGAAGATTTTTGAGAAAACTCCAAGACTGATTGAGTATCCCCTAATTCTCTCCAGTATCCCATTACCCAACAACCTCTCAGAATTTCAATTCTAATTGAACTCTCCTAGACGTCACACGGCCAGAGCAAAAAGAATTACTCTCTCGCTCACACGAgtattcaaacacaagaccttcaGTAATCAGCCACACCACTTAACTActagaccagcagacccattctaATATGAAATTACAAATAGTTTAATATAAGCTTGCTGCCTAGAAGTTAAGGCTTAATTTaggaaaaagccaaaatttgtcaaatgcaaggcttgaacttgggacctcacacacacactcagaacacttaaccactaaagtaaaTACACAATAGAAACTCATAGAAACAAATTTAtcaaatttggggcattacatttacCTTGAGCAATACTCTTCCTCCTATAAATACAAAGTTAAACTTTAGATTTTAGTACCCAAAGTTTCTTGGCACTATTGAGAATGCAAGATTATTGGCTAATGTTAATCTTAAAATCTAAACAACATAATGTTATTGAGAAATACTACATTATCTAGGAATGTAAGATTCCTTGAATCAAATGCCCCTAATAGTATAAAGCATTTTGTGATTATTGTGTTGATGGTAATCTCAATtccttaaaaaatattatttatattatatattttaataaatttattaaaaatattagaataaaattaataatgaaaattttataaaaatatttaattaaaatttaattattttgttctTAGTATTCAATTCAAATTAGGGTTTGATTGAATCTCATATTCAAATTTTTCGAGTTTAATTCcttttcaatttgattttttcaaatttaattttttatcaaatcatattTAAATGAATTCAACGTGTTGAAATTGGATCAGTCATGCCACCAATTCCTGATGTAATTAGTTTGATTGATCaagtttcaattaaataaattattaaaaataataaataaaaatattaaaaattataaaactcgATTCAATCATCGgtttaatcaatttttttatccTAATTCAATTGGTTTATATTGGTTCACAAATTAACAAGTTCTCTCCCTTATTTCGAACGAATGTATTGACTAATACCCAACTAGATCGATTTGATCTGCTTCTACTCAGATTCAACAACTATGGAATTCAAGTGTAAAGTTTTTGGAATGGTTAAAGTACCGAGGAGGTCTCTATATTATAAGGATTGgatcaaattagtccctctatTATTAAATGGATTTATTTAGCCCCTATGCTAttaaaaaagaatcaaataaatcCAAATTGCAATAGAGTTAACATTTACAATATAAAAGTATCTTGAAAATATTACTTTCAATTGCGTTCAATTCcaaataaaagatttcatttatagaatcataaaaactttaaaaatattaattttattaagcGGTAAATGGTATTTTTTAGGAAGTAATGTTAACTCTATTCCAATTTTGTCTTATTTCATTCTTTTGAataatataaggattaaattgatccatttaatattatagggactaatttgatcaggCCCCTATAATAGAGGGACCTCTCAGGAAATTCACCTTTTTAGAATTTGGATTCATTTGGCACTCCAACGAAGAGTCGAAGACCAGGTCGTGGTATAAAGTCTTTTCATTATTGTATACACAgcaagtaaaataaataataataataaaaggaaaaaagagaaaaggaaaaggaGTGCAACAAATAGTCGTCAAAATCGATGATCCGACTCGTTTGGCGAAAAATCGCCACGCGAGCGAAATGTGCAATCCCAATCTCTCCTTGTCTATCTGTCTGTGTAACCATCTTTGCTGGCCTTTTTTCCCAACTTTTTTGGCTTTAAACTTTTTGGAGAGAGATTCTAATCTCCCCTGCTCTGCTCGGACATTGATCTTTTGGCCATTTTACCCTTTCCCCTGCTACTCTGGACACTTTCTCTCTTCCTCTttcatttcccttttttttccaggtatttttttaaaaagaactCTTTTATCTTTCTCCAAAAAGAATGATAATAATGTGAAAAATTGTTATTGACTTCAGAGTTGCCGAGGGACAAATGTTATAGCAGTAAAAGACATAGGTAGATAGATAGATAAATTATTATAGATAGAGATCAGGTTCTGGTTTCAAGAAATGTACAGAGCTCCATTCCCGGCTCAGCTCTCTGTTTTCGACCGCCGTGTCATCGACAACAATGCCACTGACGTTCGAGTCTATCAAGTTTGGAAAGGAAGCAATGTAATTTACTACtttcccaatttttattttttatttacttttaatatGTTTTCTTGCAGTTAAACAATTTAATAATCTTTCTCCCTAGAAATTTTTCCTTGGAGGTAGAGTGATATTCGGTCCCGATGTAAGGTCAATCTTCCTTACGATATCTCTGATTGTGATCCCGGTCTTATTATTTTGCGCTTTCGTTTCTCGAAGAATCATTTACGCATTTGACAAACATCTTGGCAAACTCATTATATTTATTCTAATTCTCCTAACCGTATATGTAAGTTCTCCTCTTCCATAAAGCCAATCAAATCTCTATTCGCTTTCCGGGTTTGTTTTGTAATTAACATTGTTTTGGGTGTGAAACTAGTTCAGGATCTTATTCTCCTGCTCCTCACTTCCGGGAGAGATCCTGGCATTATTCCACGAAACTCCCATCCTCCAGAACTGGAGGAAGATGGTTCCACTCTGTCTACGGATTGGCTAGGGAGTCAGAGCAGTGCTGGTGTTCCTAATTTACCACCTACCAAAGATGTTGTGGTTAATGGGGTGATTGTCAAGGTTAAATACTGCCAAACTTGCATGCTATACCGTCCACCACGTTGCTCACATTGCTCTATATGCAATAATTGTGTGGAGCGTTTCGATCACCATTGCCCCTGGGTAGGGCAGTGTATTGGGAAGGTATGTTATGCTTCTGTTTTAATTTTTCAGTTCATGAAAAACGTGGGTTAATTTAATCATTGTTGAACCAAATGAGAAATGATGCTTTGTGATTGAATATGATGCTTATAGAACTTTACAGTTCAACTTTATAAGAATCAATTTAAGAGGAAGGATTTAAGATATGtttctctatttatttatttattttgtataagagAAAGGGTAGAGTCTTTCAAATGGAGTCTACAGATTGAATTATTGAATGTCTACAAGACTATTGTCATTGTGAAGTGAGATCTTGGTCCTTTAAATTGAAAACATTGCCCTATGGCTTGCCTAGACTATAAAAGTGTCCTGCTTCTCTGATTCATCTTACTTTTTTACCTGTAATTATGACATCGATGTGGTTATTAGGTGATTTCTCATGTGCTTTGTTGGATTTCATTGTGGGAACTTTTTAATCCTCAAGGGTTGACATGTAAAATTGTTTCTTGACAGAGAAATTATAGATTCTTCTTCATGTTCGTGTCTTCGACAACCATACTATGCCTATACGTTTTTGTCTTTAGCTGGGTAACCATTAAGAAAATAATGGCTGAATACGATTGTAATCTCTGGAGTGCATTCTTGAAGTCCCCTGTTTCAGGGATTCTTATACTATATACATTTATGACTGCCTGGTTTGTTGGAGGCCTCACCGTGTTTCACCTCTATTTGATTTGTACCAACCAGGTTGTGATCCCTTCTTTTCCTTCATTTCTTCCATTATTGTCTGTCCTCTTTCTCTGTCTTTGCTTATTTTATGTTTTTGCAGACAACATATGAGAATTTTCGGTATCGTTATGATTCGAAAAGGAATCCTTATAACCGTGGTTGTGTTCACAACGTTTGTGAGGTATTCTTGTCCAAAATTCCAAAGTCTAAAAGTAACTTCAGGGAAATGGTCAAGGTGGACTCATCTTCTCTCTTTGGTAGCACAATGTCATTGGCACGACCCATGAGCCCAAATATAGGAAAAAAAAGCTTTGACATTGAGACAGGAAAGCGGCAAGCTGTTGTTGCCGAGGATTTTGAAGATATACACAGCCAGATTGATAGCGTTGGTGGATTGGAGAGATGTGGAACACAACCAAGGCACATAATCCAGTGTGAAAATTCCAATTGGGAGATCTCGCCCGATATAAGTGTGATGTCTGCTGAGTTTGCAATAGAACAAGGTTTCAAGGATAGGGAGAAAGTTTGTAAAAAAGGCCACTAAAGCTGGTTTCACCTAAATTATAGTGAGAAAAGCATATTAACAAACTTAGAAGTACTTGAAATTTGCCAACCCAATTGGTTGAAATTGGCAACTGAACTATGTCACTAAGATAGTAATCATTAGGATGTTGGTTTTTAGGCTTTTATTTGTCTTTGCAAGGAAGGAAGGTTCTGGTCTTGGTTAAGGTATGCAGGGTTCTTGTGATAAATCTTATTGCTTTGATAGTTGCTTGGGGTAAGTTTTGTGCTATAATGTGTTGGTTCGTGAGGAAATGAGTGGGTGTTTGTAATTGATTTGATATGTATGTGAAGGACAAATTAAATATCAATGGTAGAAAGGTTTCATATACTGTAGAAATACCTTGGGTCCTTTTCCTACTTTTCGTCGATATTTTAGGGCATAAACTTGCTTAAAACTCTTATGGTGTTGATGCCAGTATTTGCTTCCTGAGTTTCCTGAAACCGAGTTTTATCGAAGGCAAGTTTAAGTCGTCTCCTATGGAGTTGATGGTTTTGATGTCTTTGAGCTTGTGGTAGGAATTTGAATTTGGTTAGGCTTTTTAACTTGTCACTAGAATACATAAGAACGGTTCATCTTTATAGAGCAGAAAGTCGTATAATCGAGGGGTCTTGAAAATATGGTCAAAATAAGGCAGAAGCTTGTAGCTTCCTTAGGAGATGAGATCTCCATGGAGTCCATAAGATCCCCAAAGATGAGTTTTCCCCCGAGTAGTAAGATGTGAAAAGTGGGATAGAGTCCTTTGTCCTTatcccttttatatatatatatatatagtgcttTTGGTGGGGCTCAAGCAATGATGTCTTATCATGTGAATGGTGCTATAAGTTATAGATGATATTTATGAATAATTACTTACATGAATATGTTTTTGTTTGTGAATACGAGttttgctatgttttggatttgGTCATTCGAATAAATATAGTTGTATGTAATTTATCTAACATGTTTCACACCCCATTAAAAAACTAGTACAATGGTAGTTGATCATGCCAAGGCATATCAATGCCTAGCAAAGAATTAGCACAAAATATAAGATTTAAAAGCATTTTTTATTGCAagtgtgacatgtcacttgtaatATTTAcaagtgttacaatgaaacactCCGAGTATTCTAAGGATCCAACTTGAAAGAGATCGGACTAtaacatgaatgaaaatgatcaATCATGCAATTAAGAAGTCTAACTAACTAATGGCTAAGTGCTATATTACGACAATTCATGGTCCAAGGTTAATTAAGTTAAACCATACCTAagaggactgaattgaataatattcaaaagtacaaaaaaaatcaattcaatgAGATAAAGTGGTTGATTGATGTCCATGTTGCTAGTTAATTCTTGGATTAGGGATCTAAATTGTTCAAACTCCTAATTGGTCCAATTTTACCTCTTAGCCATCATTTTACCTAATTAGATGATTCAGTTTGGTTTACTTTCGATCTTACTAAACTAAATCGGGACGATCAAATTGGTTCACAATAGGATCTTCTTTCGGTCTCACCTATCTAAATGTTCACCTAGGGTTGTCAATCCTAGGTTTTTAAGTCATTTGATTTagttcaacttttgcaatttggtccttgaCCTTATAATTAATCATGCAACATTTCAATCAACCAACCACTCTAAAACTTAGTTTCTACTCATCATCAAAATACAAAGTTCAgccaatttcatgtttaaatAGCTCATCAATTAACCACAAGAGAGGTAAGGGCTTAGAAATGCTTAGTGACTTCTAAAGGAGTCTCtgatgaaaatgatgatagcaagaATGTTGACAAATCCATAGCCCAAGTtaatatttttgcatttttgataACTAACAATATGAGAATCTATTGAATGCTTTAAAGGAAAACCCAAAATAACAATGAATATATTTGTATCTTTATGAAAGAAAACTAAAAgagtaataaaaataaagaagaaaacatAAGCAGATAACTATTAAGCTAAGAAAGGAAAAACCTAAAAAGCTAAAAATGGTGAGGGAATAAAAGATGTTgacaaaaagatgataaaagatccCCTTTTTAGTTGTGGCATAAAGATGCCTTAACTACATTAGATTCTCTAACCTTAATattgacaaaaatacccttaaagAAGATATGACTCGAACTAAGTTTAGACACAAAATTACCTCTACAATTTTTTGCACTCGTTAGACTTCAGTGTTGCGACACCCAAGCTTTGGTGTTGCGACATTCGTGGCAGTGACATTATCTTGGCTTGGGGGCTTTTGGTGTTGCAACACAGCCTTGTTGGTGCCATGACTTCGATGGCAGTGGCACTGGGCCTTCACTTTAACAATTGGTTTGGAGTTGTGACCTCTTGGGCTTGTATTTGAGAGTCGATAGCTTGATTTCGTGACACCACACATTTAGTGTCACGACTTCAACATGTTACTCCAAGTTGAGGTTTTGTTGAAGTTTGCTTCCTTGAGGTGATGGGGGGTTAGTGTCGCGACACACATGCACCTGTGTTGCGATCCACATAATAGTTGAGGTCCTTTTTGATATTTGAACTTAGTCATCTCCTTACACAAGCTCAAATTAATCATTAGACTCCTAATGACAGTTTTGTCAATTTGGGtctcaaaagaaataaaatgtaaGAAAAACTATCATTAACACTTAAATCTAAGAATTGATAAAAAGTATTAAAAGGACTCGTAAGCTACTTGAGAACAAGTTTGTTAAGTACTCTAAAGAgcctaatttaaaatattaaattacgaCATATTAGTAATACATGCTAGCATTATACTTAACCTCTTATTGGAACATTTTAAAATGTTAAGAATGTTTCAATGGTTATTAATAATATGTTATAATTACCACAAAAGTTATAAGTGATGAATTATGTctcttatttattaaaattattagtat contains these protein-coding regions:
- the LOC108458387 gene encoding probable protein S-acyltransferase 6 — encoded protein: MYRAPFPAQLSVFDRRVIDNNATDVRVYQVWKGSNKFFLGGRVIFGPDVRSIFLTISLIVIPVLLFCAFVSRRIIYAFDKHLGKLIIFILILLTVYDLILLLLTSGRDPGIIPRNSHPPELEEDGSTLSTDWLGSQSSAGVPNLPPTKDVVVNGVIVKVKYCQTCMLYRPPRCSHCSICNNCVERFDHHCPWVGQCIGKRNYRFFFMFVSSTTILCLYVFVFSWVTIKKIMAEYDCNLWSAFLKSPVSGILILYTFMTAWFVGGLTVFHLYLICTNQTTYENFRYRYDSKRNPYNRGCVHNVCEVFLSKIPKSKSNFREMVKVDSSSLFGSTMSLARPMSPNIGKKSFDIETGKRQAVVAEDFEDIHSQIDSVGGLERCGTQPRHIIQCENSNWEISPDISVMSAEFAIEQGFKDREKVCKKGH